From the genome of Syntrophales bacterium, one region includes:
- a CDS encoding AAA family ATPase, which yields MRILGIRFRNLNSLAGEWQIDFTHPAYRSNGIFAITGPTGAGKTTVMDAICLALYGRTPRLDKVTKGGNEIMSRQTGECFAEVTFETAKGRYRCHWSQRRARKKADGELQQARHEVSDAVSGQLIESRITQVSEFIEKATGMDFNRFTRSMLLAQGGFAAFLNASPDERSPILEQITGAEIYSRISVQVHERRAAELKKIELLQAELNGLRVIGADEELELHNLLQNKQDKEVELAGKMKETTTALTWLEGMAILENELAELGKKKSEFDERQQSFAQESHRLEKARLALELEGDYRGVTALREQQKLGIAELHGALAILPEKEKDGAAALVARLAAEKLLKESQIRQLAEGELIKKARAFDVRIEEQVKRLAEINREIAHAETKVKDCEISMENGKQELTQAHSFLEAIREYQTKHGADAALLANLSAIERGFALIDEAEAKYEKAAKELSRAVLSKESTRTAYAKKEVAHEKFRQEFMKNQNDLKNLTEEITTLLGERDLSQWHAELDCLKERGNLLLQAEETLTRLDRTAAILKQLQASSETLYAGHADILAEAALRGEQKTVLENELAALETEVSLLCRIRDLEEERQRLVDGRPCPLCGALEHPYATGNLPVLNEAEAKLKNRKDELKAAAQLLGKLETDRIKAEVEIRQVKKEIAEKSKILAEDQKLWSDIRQKLKLQVFPSEIPVMISEGLGDVQTKISETGRIISLVEERERQGKALRLTLENTRTIFEGEEKALQEARHQLAAANIECERLTKEYAAFAQELEKIRTSLLADIEPFGILRIPPGNPAVILKELIRRRDGWQAKEIEKSGREKKVETLKVVLEKNKTLHDSLKQALDVKRTDGDRLMGEYASLQESRRELFGEKSADEEEKRRAADVAQAMKNLENTRENWVKIEKEISSLKEKITLRQQKTAGRAPELSVAEEQLRGKITAAGFADEADCLSARLTAKERELIAEKEKIRLQEKTELEARMQDRLSSLAAEREKKMTEETAGTLTEIIRAGDDELKRVRLEIGGIIKELSDNEMHKNSQRERLRNIEIQKTETLRWEELHDLIGSADGKKFRNFAQGLTFEIMTVYANRQLREMTDRYLLIRDERQPLELNVIDNYQAGEIRSTKNLSGGESFIVSLALALGLSRMASRNVHVDSLFLDEGFGALDEDSLEMALEALAGLHQEGKLIGVISHVAALKERIATQIQIAPEAGGRSSLSGPGCRKL from the coding sequence ATGAGAATCCTCGGCATTCGCTTCAGAAACCTCAATTCGCTGGCCGGCGAATGGCAGATCGATTTTACCCATCCGGCTTATCGTTCTAACGGCATCTTTGCCATTACCGGCCCGACCGGCGCGGGAAAAACGACTGTCATGGACGCCATCTGTCTTGCCCTTTACGGAAGGACTCCCCGCCTCGACAAAGTCACGAAGGGCGGAAACGAAATCATGTCGCGCCAGACCGGCGAATGTTTCGCGGAGGTGACCTTTGAGACCGCGAAGGGTCGCTACCGCTGCCACTGGAGCCAGCGCCGCGCCCGCAAAAAGGCGGACGGCGAATTACAGCAGGCCAGACACGAGGTTTCAGACGCCGTTTCCGGGCAGCTCATCGAATCCAGAATCACTCAGGTGAGCGAATTCATCGAAAAGGCAACGGGCATGGATTTCAACCGTTTCACCCGTTCGATGCTCCTTGCCCAGGGTGGGTTTGCCGCCTTTCTCAATGCCTCGCCTGATGAACGCTCCCCGATCCTCGAACAGATTACCGGCGCCGAAATCTACAGCCGGATTTCCGTGCAGGTTCACGAACGCCGCGCGGCGGAACTAAAAAAGATCGAGCTGCTGCAGGCGGAACTGAACGGGCTTCGGGTAATTGGCGCAGACGAAGAGCTGGAATTGCACAATCTTCTGCAAAACAAACAGGATAAAGAAGTAGAACTGGCCGGAAAGATGAAAGAAACGACAACGGCTTTGACCTGGCTCGAGGGAATGGCGATTTTGGAAAACGAACTCGCTGAACTGGGAAAAAAGAAAAGCGAGTTCGATGAACGCCAGCAGTCGTTTGCACAGGAATCCCACCGGCTGGAGAAGGCGCGCCTGGCTCTCGAACTGGAAGGCGATTACCGGGGCGTAACGGCCTTGCGGGAACAGCAGAAGCTGGGGATAGCGGAACTTCATGGAGCTCTGGCCATTCTGCCGGAAAAGGAGAAGGATGGCGCAGCGGCACTCGTAGCGAGGCTGGCCGCGGAGAAGCTGCTGAAGGAAAGCCAAATCCGCCAGCTTGCGGAAGGGGAACTGATCAAAAAAGCCCGCGCCTTCGATGTTCGCATAGAAGAGCAGGTAAAGCGGCTTGCGGAAATCAACCGGGAGATCGCCCATGCTGAAACAAAGGTAAAGGACTGCGAAATCAGTATGGAAAATGGTAAACAGGAACTGACTCAGGCCCATTCCTTTTTGGAAGCGATCCGGGAATACCAGACAAAACACGGCGCCGACGCGGCGCTGCTGGCCAATCTCAGCGCCATCGAGCGGGGCTTCGCACTCATTGACGAGGCTGAGGCAAAATATGAAAAGGCGGCAAAAGAACTCTCCCGGGCGGTGCTAAGTAAGGAATCAACCCGCACCGCGTATGCGAAAAAGGAGGTCGCACATGAAAAATTCCGCCAGGAATTTATGAAAAATCAGAATGATCTGAAAAATCTGACTGAAGAAATCACGACGCTCCTGGGGGAACGCGACCTGAGCCAATGGCACGCTGAACTGGATTGCCTCAAGGAACGCGGCAATCTGCTGCTGCAGGCGGAAGAGACGCTGACAAGGCTCGACCGGACAGCCGCGATCCTCAAGCAGCTTCAGGCAAGCAGCGAAACATTATACGCAGGACATGCCGACATCCTGGCGGAGGCGGCCCTGCGTGGCGAGCAGAAAACCGTTTTGGAAAACGAGCTCGCTGCCCTCGAGACGGAGGTGTCGCTTCTTTGCCGTATCCGCGACCTTGAGGAAGAGAGGCAGCGCCTCGTGGACGGCCGACCCTGCCCGCTGTGCGGAGCTCTCGAACACCCTTACGCAACGGGCAATCTCCCGGTTTTGAACGAAGCGGAGGCGAAGCTCAAAAACCGGAAGGATGAGTTGAAGGCGGCAGCTCAGTTGCTCGGGAAGCTGGAGACCGACAGGATCAAGGCAGAGGTGGAAATCCGGCAAGTCAAAAAGGAAATAGCGGAAAAAAGTAAAATCCTCGCTGAGGATCAAAAGCTCTGGAGCGACATCCGGCAGAAACTTAAATTACAGGTATTTCCATCGGAAATACCTGTAATGATTAGCGAAGGGCTTGGCGACGTCCAGACAAAAATTTCGGAAACAGGGAGAATTATCAGCCTGGTAGAAGAGCGGGAGCGGCAGGGAAAGGCGCTCCGCCTCACTCTGGAAAATACCCGGACGATCTTTGAAGGAGAGGAGAAAGCCCTTCAGGAAGCGCGTCACCAACTGGCCGCCGCCAACATCGAGTGCGAACGGCTAACAAAAGAGTACGCCGCGTTTGCACAGGAGCTTGAAAAAATCAGGACCTCGCTTCTTGCTGACATCGAGCCGTTCGGGATACTCCGCATTCCCCCGGGCAACCCCGCTGTCATCTTGAAGGAGTTGATACGGCGCAGGGATGGCTGGCAAGCGAAGGAAATTGAAAAGAGCGGCCGGGAAAAGAAGGTCGAGACTCTTAAAGTCGTACTTGAAAAGAATAAAACTCTGCATGACAGTCTGAAACAGGCGCTGGACGTTAAACGAACGGATGGCGACCGCCTGATGGGGGAATATGCCTCGCTGCAGGAGTCCCGCCGGGAATTATTCGGGGAAAAGAGCGCCGATGAGGAGGAAAAAAGGCGGGCGGCGGACGTGGCGCAGGCTATGAAAAATCTGGAAAATACCCGTGAAAACTGGGTAAAAATCGAAAAGGAGATCAGCTCCCTGAAAGAGAAAATCACCCTGCGGCAACAAAAAACAGCCGGGCGGGCGCCGGAACTCTCCGTTGCGGAAGAACAATTACGGGGCAAGATTACCGCCGCAGGATTTGCGGACGAAGCAGACTGCCTCTCCGCACGTCTGACGGCAAAAGAACGGGAGTTGATTGCTGAAAAGGAAAAAATTCGGCTCCAGGAGAAAACGGAGCTTGAGGCCCGCATGCAGGATCGTCTTTCCTCCCTGGCCGCCGAACGGGAGAAAAAAATGACGGAAGAAACCGCCGGAACGCTCACGGAAATAATCCGGGCCGGGGATGACGAACTCAAGCGGGTAAGACTGGAGATCGGCGGCATTATTAAAGAGTTGTCCGATAATGAAATGCATAAAAACAGTCAGAGGGAACGTCTGCGGAATATTGAGATTCAGAAGACGGAAACCCTCCGCTGGGAGGAGCTGCATGATCTGATCGGTTCGGCAGACGGGAAGAAGTTTCGGAACTTTGCCCAGGGACTGACCTTCGAGATAATGACCGTTTATGCCAACCGCCAGCTTCGGGAGATGACGGATCGGTATCTTCTCATCCGCGACGAGCGGCAACCCCTGGAGCTGAACGTTATCGACAATTATCAGGCCGGAGAAATCCGCTCCACGAAGAATCTCTCCGGCGGCGAGAGCTTTATCGTGAGCCTGGCCCTGGCCCTCGGACTCTCCCGGATGGCCAGCCGAAATGTCCATGTTGATTCGCTTTTTCTCGATGAAGGATTCGGCGCCCTTGATGAAGATTCCCTGGAAATGGCGCTGGAGGCCCTGGCAGGGCTTCATCAGGAAGGCAAGCTCATCGGCGTCATCTCCCACGTCGCCGCCTTGAAGGAGCGCATCGCCACCCAAATTCAGATCGCCCCCGAAGCGGGCGGGCGCAGCAGCCTGAGCGGCCCCGGCTGCCGTAAGCTGTAA
- a CDS encoding exonuclease SbcCD subunit D C-terminal domain-containing protein has translation MKIIHTSDWHIGRALYGRTRYDEYEAFLDWLAALIASEDINLLLVAGDVFDNSTPSNHAQELYYRFLCRVAASPHCHVVVTAGNHDSPTFLAAPRELLKFLNIHVVGCASASPDDEIVVIKGPDDEPRLIVCAVPYLRDRDIRTAEAGESVEEKEQKIIAGIRAHYRMVYDAAQAKRTLLNRDLPIVAMGHLYAAGGKTVDGDGVRELYIGSLLHVGTDVFPEAIDYLALGHLHIPQTVGDSDCIRYSGSPLPIGFGEAEQEKSVVLVDLSARKPTVATIPAPHFQELRSLKGNWDVISRKLIELKGKKSAAWIEIIYEGDAAAADLQARLDETVAGSELEILRVRNNRLLSQAMSRQTRSETLGDLDVTEVFERCLEARNVSTERRPALLSAYREIIVSLNEQDPRAE, from the coding sequence CGCAAGCGAGGACATCAACCTGCTGCTGGTCGCGGGGGACGTCTTCGACAACAGCACCCCCAGCAACCATGCCCAGGAGCTCTATTACCGTTTCCTCTGCCGGGTAGCCGCATCGCCGCATTGCCATGTCGTGGTGACGGCGGGGAATCATGATTCGCCGACGTTTTTGGCTGCCCCCCGGGAACTCCTGAAGTTCCTGAATATTCATGTCGTCGGGTGCGCATCCGCGTCGCCGGACGATGAAATCGTGGTAATAAAGGGGCCGGATGACGAGCCCCGGCTGATCGTCTGCGCCGTTCCCTATCTCCGGGACCGGGACATCCGCACCGCCGAGGCCGGGGAAAGCGTCGAAGAAAAGGAACAAAAAATCATCGCCGGGATCAGAGCCCATTACCGGATGGTCTATGACGCAGCCCAGGCAAAACGCACTTTACTAAACAGGGATCTGCCCATTGTCGCGATGGGACATCTGTACGCCGCCGGCGGCAAGACCGTTGACGGCGACGGGGTGCGCGAGCTCTACATTGGCTCGCTGCTCCATGTCGGAACGGATGTCTTTCCCGAAGCTATAGACTATCTGGCCCTCGGACATCTCCACATCCCGCAGACGGTGGGCGATTCCGACTGCATCCGCTATTCCGGCTCGCCTCTGCCGATCGGCTTCGGGGAGGCCGAACAGGAAAAGAGCGTCGTCCTCGTGGACCTCTCCGCACGAAAACCAACCGTTGCCACAATTCCGGCGCCCCATTTTCAGGAATTGCGGAGCCTGAAGGGAAACTGGGACGTCATTTCCCGCAAGCTCATAGAGCTGAAGGGAAAAAAGAGCGCCGCCTGGATAGAGATCATCTATGAGGGAGACGCCGCCGCCGCTGATTTGCAGGCGCGCCTTGACGAAACCGTCGCGGGGTCGGAACTCGAGATTCTCCGCGTCAGGAACAACCGGCTGCTTTCGCAGGCCATGAGCAGGCAAACCAGATCAGAAACGCTGGGCGACCTGGACGTAACCGAAGTTTTCGAACGCTGCTTAGAAGCGCGCAATGTTTCCACTGAGCGGCGCCCAGCCCTTTTGAGCGCCTACAGGGAAATCATCGTCTCCTTAAACGAGCAGGACCCGCGGGCAGAATAG